The Asticcacaulis excentricus CB 48 genome includes a window with the following:
- the fahA gene encoding fumarylacetoacetase, with protein MIDFTHDPDRKSWLPDANGHGDFPIQNLPLGIFAPIGCDDRRLGTAIGDHILDLRGLHQARLIDGDAAAFGARTLNALFARPAPERRALRQRLSTLLGDPAHEAAVSAHLYTAETCALYLPAEIGDYTDFYVGNHHATAVGKLFRPDNPLLPNYKHVPIGYHGRASSVRVSGEPVTRPRGQIKAPDADAPRFAPTQRLDYELELGVFIGGENPLGQPVPIREASERIAGFCLLNDWSARDVQAWEYQPLGPFLAKNFHTTISPWVITADALAPFRTAPRMRASDDPAPLPYLIDAEDQAQGGYRIRLGASLRTTGLSAPVELAQSRAEEAMYWTVAQIIAHHASGGCNLRPGDLLGTGTLSGPQPHEAGSLLELTEGGKTPLTLPSGETRRFLEDGDELSLFARAEAEGFVSIGFGPCTTRIRPAVEL; from the coding sequence ATGATCGACTTTACCCACGACCCTGACCGCAAAAGCTGGCTGCCTGACGCCAACGGCCACGGCGATTTTCCGATCCAGAACCTGCCGCTGGGCATCTTTGCGCCCATAGGGTGCGACGACCGCCGCCTGGGGACGGCTATTGGCGATCATATTCTCGACTTGCGCGGCCTGCATCAGGCCAGACTGATCGACGGCGATGCGGCGGCGTTCGGCGCACGCACGCTCAATGCCCTGTTTGCTCGCCCGGCGCCCGAGCGGCGCGCCCTGCGTCAGCGTCTCTCGACCCTGCTCGGCGATCCGGCGCATGAAGCGGCGGTGTCGGCGCACCTCTATACCGCCGAGACCTGCGCCCTGTATCTCCCGGCTGAGATCGGTGACTATACGGACTTCTATGTCGGCAACCACCACGCCACGGCGGTGGGTAAGCTGTTCCGGCCCGACAATCCCCTGCTGCCCAATTACAAGCACGTCCCCATCGGTTATCACGGCCGCGCCTCTTCGGTTCGTGTGTCCGGTGAGCCGGTGACGCGCCCTCGGGGTCAGATCAAGGCCCCAGACGCCGACGCCCCGCGCTTTGCGCCGACGCAGCGGCTCGATTACGAGTTGGAGCTGGGGGTCTTTATCGGTGGCGAAAACCCGCTCGGTCAGCCGGTGCCGATCCGCGAAGCGTCTGAGCGTATCGCCGGGTTTTGTCTGCTCAACGACTGGTCGGCGCGCGACGTGCAGGCCTGGGAATATCAGCCTCTGGGGCCGTTTCTGGCCAAGAACTTCCACACTACGATTTCGCCCTGGGTCATTACGGCCGACGCGCTGGCCCCCTTCCGCACCGCGCCGAGAATGCGCGCCAGCGATGATCCCGCGCCCCTGCCCTATCTGATCGACGCCGAGGATCAGGCACAGGGCGGTTATCGCATCCGTCTGGGGGCCAGCCTGCGCACAACGGGCCTGAGCGCGCCGGTCGAACTGGCGCAATCGCGCGCCGAAGAGGCCATGTACTGGACCGTGGCACAGATCATCGCCCACCACGCCAGCGGCGGCTGCAATCTGCGCCCCGGCGACCTGCTGGGGACCGGCACCCTGTCCGGACCGCAGCCGCACGAGGCGGGCAGCCTGCTGGAATTGACCGAGGGGGGCAAGACGCCACTCACCCTGCCGTCGGGTGAAACGCGCCGCTTCCTCGAAGACGGCGACGAGCTAAGCCTGTTTGCCCGCGCCGAGGCGGAGGGGTTTGTATCCATTGGCTTTGGCCCCTGCACGACGCGCATCCGCCCGGCTGTGGAGCTATGA
- a CDS encoding Rieske (2Fe-2S) protein: protein MTATLPRLTQVRPGIALGPLARIADGAARNYVLQVGEARFHGFVVRQGQTVHGYVDACPHAGLPLCQTLDDYLTPDGGLIRCQWHGALFDIQNGVCVGDPCPGASLTPWPVAVRDGQIFTA from the coding sequence ATGACCGCCACCCTGCCCCGCCTGACCCAGGTGCGCCCCGGCATCGCGCTGGGGCCGCTGGCGCGCATCGCCGACGGAGCGGCGCGCAACTATGTGCTTCAGGTGGGCGAGGCGCGCTTTCACGGCTTTGTCGTGCGGCAGGGGCAGACGGTGCACGGCTATGTCGATGCCTGCCCGCACGCGGGCCTGCCGCTGTGCCAGACGCTGGATGACTATCTGACGCCCGATGGCGGCCTGATCCGCTGTCAGTGGCACGGCGCGCTCTTCGACATTCAAAACGGTGTGTGCGTCGGCGATCCCTGCCCCGGCGCCTCCCTCACCCCCTGGCCGGTCGCCGTGCGCGACGGGCAGATTTTTACCGCCTGA
- a CDS encoding aromatic amino acid transaminase has protein sequence MTATLTASPLFAALKDQPSDSLLELIQLHGADPRTDKIDLGVGVYKDEQGHTPVMTAVKQAETILLNSQTSKSYLGTAGDMGFVEALIPVVFGEARRGDTALSGVQTPGGTGALRLAAELLNRARPGATVWVGTPTWINHFPLLEDAGLTIREYRYFDRNTQSVIFAGVRKALESAPPGDIILLHACCHNPTGADLSPEQWREVASLCAERSLLPLIDLAYQGLGQGLEADCSPMRDLLKHVPEALIAYSCNKNFALYRDRVGALFYQCGDEARRERLRGNLVNLARTLWSMPPDHGAAVVRLILSDAALARMWSDELDTMRRRVHSLRAALVAAHPGLGFLRWQNGLFSTLPLSPEEVLSLRTQHGIYMAASGRLNLAGLATAQVPVLAAALEPYF, from the coding sequence GTGACCGCGACCCTGACCGCTTCCCCCCTCTTCGCCGCGCTGAAGGATCAGCCGTCCGACAGCCTGCTGGAGCTGATCCAGTTGCACGGGGCCGATCCGCGCACCGACAAGATCGACCTCGGCGTCGGCGTTTATAAGGACGAACAGGGGCACACCCCGGTCATGACCGCCGTCAAACAGGCCGAAACCATCCTGCTGAACAGCCAGACCTCCAAGAGCTATCTGGGGACGGCCGGCGATATGGGCTTTGTCGAGGCGCTGATCCCCGTGGTTTTCGGCGAGGCGCGGCGTGGTGATACGGCGCTCAGCGGCGTGCAAACGCCTGGCGGCACGGGGGCGCTGCGGCTGGCGGCGGAACTGCTCAATCGCGCCCGCCCCGGTGCAACAGTGTGGGTGGGGACACCCACCTGGATCAACCACTTTCCGCTGCTGGAAGACGCCGGGCTGACGATCCGCGAATACCGCTATTTCGACCGCAACACGCAGTCGGTAATCTTCGCTGGCGTACGCAAGGCGTTGGAAAGCGCTCCCCCCGGCGATATCATCCTGCTGCACGCCTGCTGTCATAACCCGACCGGGGCCGATCTCAGCCCCGAGCAGTGGCGCGAAGTGGCGAGCCTGTGCGCCGAACGCAGCCTACTGCCGCTGATTGACCTCGCCTATCAGGGATTGGGACAAGGTCTGGAGGCAGATTGCTCGCCGATGCGCGACCTGCTTAAGCACGTGCCCGAAGCCCTGATCGCCTATTCGTGCAATAAAAACTTCGCCCTTTACCGGGATCGCGTCGGCGCCCTCTTCTATCAGTGCGGGGATGAAGCGCGGCGTGAGCGACTGCGCGGCAATCTAGTCAATCTCGCGCGCACCCTGTGGTCTATGCCGCCCGATCACGGCGCGGCTGTGGTGCGGCTGATCCTTAGCGACGCGGCGCTAGCGAGAATGTGGTCCGACGAACTCGATACCATGCGACGGCGTGTCCACAGCCTGCGCGCGGCGCTGGTGGCGGCGCATCCCGGTCTAGGCTTTCTGAGGTGGCAGAACGGCCTGTTTTCGACCCTGCCGCTTAGCCCGGAAGAGGTTCTGAGCCTGCGAACCCAGCACGGCATCTACATGGCGGCGTCCGGACGGCTCAATCTGGCGGGGCTGGCCACCGCGCAGGTGCCGGTTCTGGCGGCGGCTCTGGAACCGTATTTTTAG
- a CDS encoding L-rhamnose mutarotase: MTRRFCFALDLHDDADLIARYKAWHAPGQVPGPIIRSIREADIQSMEIWQAHDRMFMIMEVGDAFAPDAKAAADAASEDVQAWERLMWEFQKPLPKARPGEKWVAMTRIFTLEEQP, from the coding sequence ATGACCCGCCGTTTCTGTTTTGCCCTCGACCTGCACGATGATGCCGACCTGATCGCGCGCTACAAGGCCTGGCACGCGCCCGGTCAGGTGCCGGGCCCCATCATCCGCAGCATCCGAGAGGCCGATATTCAGTCCATGGAAATCTGGCAGGCGCACGACCGTATGTTCATGATCATGGAAGTCGGTGACGCCTTCGCTCCCGACGCCAAGGCCGCCGCCGATGCGGCTTCGGAAGACGTGCAGGCGTGGGAGCGCCTGATGTGGGAGTTCCAGAAGCCCCTGCCCAAGGCGCGGCCGGGCGAAAAGTGGGTGGCCATGACCCGCATCTTCACCCTTGAGGAGCAGCCCTAA
- a CDS encoding anti-phage deoxyguanosine triphosphatase, translating to MSWYARRENWSAKADDARDAGDIDYARIIHSASFRRLQGKTQILNLGDSDFYRTRLTHSLEVAQICGSLNKQLKTHQSEHPAAAHLPDRALIQAIGCTHDLGHPPFGHGGEVALHYCMRDDGGFEGNGQTLRILSRLETFSKSAGANLTRRTLLGVLKYPVALSKAAHPERQPALMKGPTTIDIIDCRASKPPKGYLDSETDVVDWVLELLSEGDRTRFQALDTKPDSHHATGHKSLDCSLMDVADDIAYGVHDLEDAIALNLVSESAFRRAVPESDCSSFLDALKARYPHESGNNVYEGMVSALFGGSGSRKHYVNRLVGHFITHARFAEDDTFAEPLLRYRVELPDGPGRFLKALKDFVFEEVIRSPSVQHLEFKGQAMVVAVFEALQSDPKRLLPRDQYARYQAASDDLRVICDYVSGMTDNYLLRTYERLFAPRMGSVFDKL from the coding sequence ATGTCCTGGTACGCCCGCCGCGAAAACTGGTCCGCCAAAGCCGATGACGCCCGCGATGCCGGGGATATCGACTATGCCCGCATCATCCATTCGGCCTCCTTCCGCCGCCTTCAGGGCAAGACGCAGATCCTTAATCTCGGGGACAGCGACTTTTACCGCACTCGCCTGACCCATTCGCTGGAGGTCGCGCAGATCTGCGGCAGTCTCAACAAGCAGCTCAAGACCCACCAGTCTGAGCATCCCGCCGCCGCCCACCTGCCCGACCGGGCGCTGATTCAGGCTATAGGCTGTACCCACGACCTCGGCCATCCGCCCTTCGGCCACGGCGGCGAAGTGGCCTTGCACTACTGTATGCGCGACGACGGCGGGTTTGAGGGCAATGGCCAGACTTTGCGCATCCTGTCGCGGCTTGAGACGTTCTCCAAAAGCGCCGGGGCTAATCTGACGCGGCGCACACTTCTGGGCGTGCTGAAATACCCGGTCGCCCTGTCAAAAGCCGCCCACCCGGAGCGCCAACCGGCCCTGATGAAGGGGCCGACCACGATCGACATTATCGACTGCCGCGCCTCAAAGCCGCCAAAGGGTTATCTGGACAGCGAAACCGATGTTGTAGACTGGGTGCTGGAGCTGTTGTCCGAAGGCGACCGGACGCGGTTTCAGGCGCTGGACACCAAACCCGACAGCCACCATGCTACGGGGCACAAATCGCTCGATTGCAGCCTGATGGATGTGGCCGACGACATCGCCTATGGCGTACACGACCTCGAAGACGCCATTGCGCTTAATCTGGTCAGCGAAAGCGCCTTTCGCCGCGCCGTGCCAGAAAGTGACTGCAGCTCGTTTCTGGATGCGCTCAAGGCCCGCTATCCGCACGAGAGCGGCAACAATGTCTATGAGGGCATGGTCAGCGCCCTGTTTGGCGGTTCGGGGTCGCGCAAGCACTATGTCAACCGTCTGGTCGGGCATTTCATCACTCATGCGCGGTTTGCCGAAGACGATACCTTTGCCGAGCCGCTGTTGCGCTATCGTGTCGAGCTGCCCGACGGCCCGGGGCGGTTTCTCAAGGCGCTCAAGGATTTTGTGTTCGAAGAGGTGATCCGTTCCCCCAGCGTGCAGCATCTGGAGTTCAAGGGACAGGCCATGGTAGTGGCGGTGTTTGAGGCCTTGCAATCGGACCCCAAACGCTTGTTGCCGCGCGATCAGTACGCCCGCTATCAGGCCGCCTCGGACGATCTGCGCGTTATCTGCGACTATGTGTCGGGCATGACCGACAACTATCTGCTGCGCACCTATGAGCGTTTGTTCGCGCCGCGCATGGGGTCGGTCTTCGACAAACTCTGA
- a CDS encoding Lrp/AsnC family transcriptional regulator codes for MGTRKATPEIDATDRRLLAALREDSRLTVSHLAKQLEIPRTQVYARLARLEAEKIIAGYTLRMGQAFSRTRMRAHVMIKCLPRFNLEVETELARLSEVSAIYAISGEYDIIALLEAANGEEVNDLIDRIGLMEGVERTTTSVILATKLER; via the coding sequence ATGGGGACGCGCAAGGCCACGCCTGAAATTGACGCCACTGACCGCCGGTTGCTCGCGGCGCTGCGTGAGGATTCGCGCCTGACCGTATCGCATCTGGCCAAACAGCTCGAAATTCCGCGCACCCAGGTCTATGCGCGGCTGGCGCGGCTGGAGGCGGAAAAGATCATTGCCGGCTATACGCTGCGCATGGGGCAGGCCTTTTCGCGCACGCGGATGCGGGCCCATGTGATGATCAAATGCCTGCCGCGCTTCAATCTGGAGGTCGAGACGGAGCTGGCGCGGCTGAGCGAGGTGTCGGCTATCTACGCCATCAGCGGGGAGTACGATATCATCGCCCTGCTCGAAGCGGCCAATGGCGAGGAGGTCAACGACCTCATCGACCGCATCGGCCTGATGGAGGGGGTGGAGCGCACCACCACCTCGGTTATTCTGGCGACCAAGCTGGAGCGGTAA
- a CDS encoding isoaspartyl peptidase/L-asparaginase, translating to MSRRLPILLFVIALLCTAVTSVAAQGFWGSKGYKAFVIGDPQKPREKAPQPGLMMAGGGEWPVDAFHWFADKTGHGHVVVLRASGTTSTADEMYKQIGGFASIRTFVFIDRKASTDPELLDALKKADGIFLAGGDQSNYVRFWKGTPVEAALNAHVAAGKPLGGTSAGLAVQGEYVYGAMDGGSIGSEEALKDPLGAAVTMETDFLRFDLLKGIVTDTHFKERKRQGRLVAFLAKAQHMARRPLTGIGVDEQTVLAVNGDGSTHVYSNIGGYAWLFEGVTPKDLKVGTPLSVDNIKVTGLDKDSTFNVLARQVGHPAFVKRYTVSQGVMREKKRWALAIHGGAGVIEREKLSPEKEAQYRAGLSAALSRGQAVLDKGGTAVDAVEATLRVLEDNPLFNAGKGAVFTADGVNELDAAIMDGATQKAGAVAGVTRTKNPVSLARAVMEKSPHVLLARDGADRFSVEKGLEQVDPQYFFTQPRWDQLQAWRAKNLAAVDQTHLFGTVGAAALDQDGHLAAATSTGGTTGKRWGRVGDSPIIGAGTYAKDGACAVSATGTGEYFIRESAARQVCDRVLWKGQTIAEAAQDTIMAVGAIGGDGGLIAMDAAGEVAFGLNDLGMYRGTVSAETPIRTAIFADEK from the coding sequence ATGTCACGTCGCCTGCCTATCCTGTTGTTTGTGATCGCACTTTTGTGCACTGCGGTAACGTCCGTGGCGGCGCAGGGGTTTTGGGGCTCGAAAGGCTATAAGGCCTTCGTGATCGGCGACCCGCAAAAGCCGCGCGAAAAGGCCCCTCAGCCCGGTCTGATGATGGCCGGAGGGGGCGAATGGCCGGTGGACGCCTTCCATTGGTTCGCCGACAAGACGGGGCATGGCCACGTCGTCGTGCTGCGCGCCTCCGGCACGACCAGCACTGCGGATGAGATGTATAAGCAGATCGGCGGCTTTGCCTCGATCCGCACCTTCGTCTTTATCGACCGTAAGGCCTCAACCGATCCGGAGCTGCTCGACGCACTGAAAAAGGCCGACGGCATCTTTCTGGCCGGCGGGGATCAGTCGAACTATGTGCGCTTCTGGAAGGGCACGCCGGTCGAGGCGGCACTCAATGCCCACGTCGCGGCGGGCAAGCCTCTGGGCGGCACCTCGGCGGGTCTGGCCGTGCAGGGGGAATATGTTTACGGTGCGATGGACGGCGGCAGTATCGGGTCCGAAGAGGCGCTGAAAGACCCGCTGGGCGCGGCGGTGACCATGGAAACCGACTTCCTGCGCTTCGACCTGCTGAAAGGCATCGTCACCGACACCCATTTCAAGGAGCGCAAGCGTCAGGGGCGGCTGGTCGCGTTTCTGGCCAAGGCGCAGCACATGGCCAGGCGGCCTCTGACCGGCATCGGCGTGGATGAACAGACCGTGCTGGCGGTCAATGGTGACGGTTCGACGCACGTCTATAGCAATATAGGCGGCTATGCCTGGCTGTTCGAAGGCGTCACCCCTAAGGACCTTAAGGTTGGCACGCCGCTTTCCGTGGACAATATCAAGGTCACGGGCCTTGATAAGGACAGCACCTTCAACGTTCTGGCGCGGCAGGTCGGGCATCCGGCCTTCGTTAAACGCTATACCGTCAGCCAAGGCGTCATGCGCGAAAAGAAGCGCTGGGCGCTGGCCATCCATGGCGGGGCCGGTGTCATCGAACGCGAAAAGCTGTCACCCGAGAAGGAGGCGCAGTATCGCGCCGGGCTCAGTGCGGCGCTGAGCCGCGGTCAGGCCGTGCTCGATAAGGGCGGCACGGCGGTCGATGCGGTCGAAGCGACGCTGCGCGTACTGGAGGACAATCCGCTGTTTAATGCCGGAAAGGGGGCGGTCTTTACCGCCGACGGCGTCAATGAGCTGGACGCGGCCATCATGGATGGGGCGACGCAAAAGGCCGGGGCGGTGGCCGGTGTCACGCGCACTAAAAACCCGGTGTCACTGGCCCGCGCGGTGATGGAAAAGTCACCGCACGTCCTGCTGGCGCGCGACGGGGCTGATCGCTTCTCGGTCGAAAAGGGACTGGAACAGGTCGATCCGCAATACTTCTTCACGCAACCGCGCTGGGACCAGCTTCAGGCGTGGAGGGCCAAAAATCTGGCGGCTGTGGATCAGACTCATCTGTTCGGCACCGTGGGGGCGGCGGCGCTTGATCAGGACGGGCATCTGGCGGCGGCCACCTCGACCGGCGGCACGACGGGCAAGCGCTGGGGCCGGGTCGGGGATTCGCCGATCATCGGCGCGGGTACCTATGCGAAGGATGGAGCCTGCGCGGTGTCGGCCACGGGAACGGGTGAATATTTCATCCGCGAATCTGCCGCGCGTCAGGTCTGCGACCGCGTCCTGTGGAAGGGCCAGACCATAGCCGAAGCCGCACAGGACACCATCATGGCGGTGGGTGCCATCGGCGGCGACGGCGGCCTGATTGCCATGGACGCGGCGGGTGAGGTAGCATTCGGTCTCAACGATCTGGGCATGTATCGCGGCACGGTATCGGCTGAGACCCCAATAAGAACGGCTATTTTCGCGGACGAAAAATAG
- a CDS encoding TonB-dependent receptor domain-containing protein — MPRSHLPAMLKIALLAGTSLIPVCAAAQEASGEPEITTVTVIGSNIPRTQKEGPAPVTTITAQAIKDKAFKDVPDLLASVTQNTGLVQGQQSNNGADFSPGGQQVNLRGLGPNHTLVLVNGRRIADYPMPFNGKSNFTDVSNIPMGMVDSVEILSGSASAIYGSDAIAGVVNFKLKKKADGTTVDISHGFTEQGGGKSLEMSVSSGFDADRFHAVFGVEVRNQRPLWGYQRERQDSTLDAPTARSQLPERNFMIQDENEDYLDPGKATCDALSGLSGGTMQYALRPRYGYYCGSTAGVAYRTVVSERVQLSGLASLTYELNDTTTLFADIQAAKSKVKLMRPRLTWYYQPGSDNEDSYFYNANSGQLEDWNRTFTPEEMGGLEKGMRQVDSQTFTISPGIRGTFGEGNRWSYDLAFNFSRFESKIAFPLLINAKATKFFLGDQLGTDSDGYPIFAPSYDRFYTPLTPAEYDSLVVKSIYKPSSWTNSFKAVLSTGELFQMPAGPVGFAVVAEAGRQGYDLSPDPLATQYYYWGWKDADGKGGRSNKALGAEFQIPLLSNLSLSLATRYDQFGFAGRDTDKVTYNTGLEYRPVKSLLLRATYGTAFRAPDLHYVYTGPGNEHPSVVDQFKCRTEEPGVPLGDCSLDSERIIKSRVGNRDLKSETGTSFTAGFVWAPSRRFDVSLDYYKIEMKDQVEDLEMATVLKTESDCRFGSTTTGAAVDPNSPTCKDALSRVKRNSGGDIMSIFINPINVASQQTSGLDLSLRFGFDTPIGQIDVSGGHTYVIKQDYQRYAGDTYFSMLTPTSGYELPRNKSNLSVSLRNGPFKATLSGRYVDRTPNYDEDAYVSSYSIANGSIQYDVTDKATVSFSVRNLFDTKPVYDPTWTGYPYYNHSWFDGIGREGTIRLTYKM, encoded by the coding sequence ATGCCGAGATCACATCTACCCGCCATGCTGAAGATCGCCCTGCTGGCAGGCACTAGCCTGATACCGGTCTGTGCTGCAGCGCAAGAGGCTTCGGGAGAACCGGAAATCACCACCGTCACGGTGATCGGCTCCAACATTCCGCGTACCCAGAAGGAAGGCCCGGCTCCGGTGACCACCATCACCGCTCAGGCGATTAAGGACAAGGCATTCAAGGACGTGCCGGACCTGCTGGCCTCGGTGACGCAGAACACCGGTCTGGTGCAGGGGCAGCAATCGAACAACGGGGCGGATTTCTCGCCCGGCGGTCAGCAGGTCAATCTGCGCGGCCTTGGTCCCAACCACACCCTGGTGCTGGTCAATGGCCGCCGCATCGCCGACTATCCCATGCCGTTCAACGGCAAGAGCAACTTCACCGACGTGTCGAACATCCCGATGGGCATGGTCGATAGCGTGGAAATCCTGTCCGGTTCGGCCTCGGCCATCTACGGGTCTGACGCCATTGCGGGCGTCGTCAATTTCAAGCTGAAGAAGAAGGCGGACGGCACCACCGTCGATATTTCGCACGGCTTTACCGAACAGGGCGGCGGCAAGTCGCTGGAGATGAGCGTCTCGTCGGGCTTCGACGCCGACCGCTTCCACGCCGTCTTCGGTGTCGAGGTCCGCAATCAGCGTCCGCTGTGGGGCTATCAGCGCGAGCGTCAGGATTCGACGCTTGACGCACCGACCGCCCGCTCGCAACTGCCTGAGCGTAACTTCATGATTCAGGACGAAAACGAGGATTATCTGGACCCGGGCAAGGCCACCTGTGACGCACTATCTGGCCTGAGCGGCGGCACCATGCAGTATGCCCTGCGTCCGCGTTACGGCTATTATTGTGGTTCGACCGCCGGTGTGGCCTACCGCACTGTGGTCTCCGAGCGCGTGCAGTTGTCCGGTCTGGCCTCCCTCACCTATGAGCTGAACGACACCACCACCCTGTTTGCCGATATTCAGGCAGCCAAGAGCAAGGTCAAGCTGATGCGGCCGCGCCTGACCTGGTACTACCAGCCGGGCAGCGACAACGAAGACAGCTATTTCTACAACGCCAACAGCGGTCAGCTGGAAGACTGGAACCGCACCTTTACCCCGGAAGAAATGGGCGGGCTTGAAAAGGGGATGCGTCAGGTCGATTCGCAGACCTTCACCATCAGCCCCGGCATCCGCGGGACGTTCGGCGAAGGCAATAGGTGGTCCTATGACCTCGCCTTCAATTTCAGTCGTTTCGAGTCGAAAATCGCTTTCCCGCTGCTGATCAATGCCAAGGCGACCAAGTTCTTCCTCGGTGACCAGCTAGGGACCGACTCCGACGGATATCCCATCTTTGCCCCCAGCTATGACCGCTTCTACACGCCGCTGACGCCGGCCGAATACGACTCGCTGGTGGTCAAGAGCATCTATAAGCCGTCTTCGTGGACCAACAGCTTCAAGGCCGTGCTCTCGACCGGCGAGCTATTCCAGATGCCGGCGGGCCCGGTGGGCTTCGCCGTCGTGGCCGAAGCCGGTCGTCAGGGTTATGATCTCTCGCCCGACCCACTGGCGACGCAGTACTATTACTGGGGCTGGAAGGACGCCGACGGCAAGGGCGGCCGCAGCAACAAGGCCCTCGGCGCCGAATTCCAGATCCCGCTTCTGTCCAACCTGTCGCTCAGCCTCGCCACCCGCTATGACCAGTTCGGCTTCGCCGGGCGCGACACGGACAAGGTGACCTATAATACGGGGCTGGAATACCGCCCGGTGAAGTCGCTGCTGCTGCGCGCCACCTATGGCACGGCCTTCCGCGCGCCGGACCTGCACTATGTCTATACCGGTCCTGGCAACGAACACCCCAGCGTCGTCGATCAGTTCAAATGCCGCACCGAAGAGCCCGGCGTGCCGCTGGGCGATTGTTCGCTCGATTCCGAACGTATTATCAAAAGCCGCGTCGGCAACCGTGACCTGAAGTCGGAAACGGGCACCTCCTTTACGGCGGGCTTCGTCTGGGCTCCGTCGCGCCGGTTCGATGTCTCGCTCGACTACTATAAGATCGAGATGAAGGATCAGGTCGAAGATCTGGAAATGGCCACGGTGCTGAAGACCGAGTCCGACTGCCGCTTCGGTTCGACGACCACCGGGGCCGCGGTGGACCCCAACTCGCCCACCTGTAAGGACGCCCTCAGCCGCGTCAAGCGCAACAGCGGCGGCGATATCATGTCGATCTTCATCAACCCGATCAATGTGGCCAGTCAGCAGACCTCCGGCCTTGATCTTAGCCTGCGGTTCGGCTTCGACACCCCGATCGGTCAGATCGACGTGTCGGGCGGCCACACCTATGTGATCAAGCAGGACTATCAGCGCTATGCCGGGGACACCTATTTCAGCATGCTGACCCCGACCAGCGGCTACGAACTGCCGCGCAACAAGTCGAACCTGAGCGTCAGCCTGCGCAACGGGCCGTTCAAGGCAACCCTCAGCGGCCGTTATGTCGATCGCACGCCGAACTATGACGAAGACGCCTATGTCAGCAGCTATTCGATCGCCAACGGCTCGATCCAGTACGATGTGACGGACAAGGCCACCGTGTCCTTCTCGGTGCGCAACCTGTTCGATACCAAGCCGGTCTACGACCCGACCTGGACGGGCTACCCCTACTATAACCATAGCTGGTTTGACGGCATCGGGCGCGAAGGCACGATCCGCTTGACCTACAAGATGTAA